AAAATGACCTTATGCCGTTCGTAGACCTCTTTGGTTGTGAAGATCTCTCGCCAGTATTTGAAGAGAAGAAACTTGGACACTCCCCGACAGGAACGTCGGGAGAGATGGACGATGAGTGAATTGTCCGTCTTGGAAAAGAGGATATCATGGAACTGATTGTCCAAGGGCGCAAGCAACTCCCTTTTTCCTCCATTCTCCGCTAGATGCTTCATCTGCTCGAGAATGACCTGCAGCTTCCGAAAATCCTCTTCCGTGAACTCGTTTATAGTAGAAGCGACAACCGCCCCCTCCAGGACTCCGCCGATGAAATAGGAGTCCTGTATCTCCTTTTCGGTCAAGGCCGCAATGAACTTACCACGCTGTGGAATGGAAACGATCAACCCGTCCTGGACGAGCATCTGCAGGGCTTCACGGACCGGAGCGCGGCTTATGGAAAGCCGCGAGGCGAGATGCACCTCGTTGACCTTGTCCCCGGGGTTTAGTTCGCCGTCGAGGATGGCCTGTTTGATATATTCAGATATTTGCAAACTGTAGGTTTTAATGCCGGTCATTTTTTGCCTATGAGAAATTTTATGGATTGTGGCGAAGCCCCTATCTTGACCGTTGGCGGAGCCTTCCGGCCTTGTGAACAAAACATCGCCGCCCTGCGCTTGCCACGAAGCTGACAAAATCCTCATTGGAAAAGGCAAAATCGTGGCGAACCAGGACTGTAAGCGTCCTTGATGCTTATCACTCGCGAATATGACGTTTGTCTGAAGAAACCGCCAATTGAAAAACGAACAACTTGCGCCAAGCTTGGGAGATATCTTAGTTAGCCAGTTAATGTGAAAAAAAATGAAAGAAAGCGCAAGTTTTATATTTGAGACAACCAAGGGAGAAAACCATGCCCGAATATTGCGTCACACTCTGCAATGCGTTGTCCAAACAGCACCACTGTATTTTATTAATGACAAAGCCCCTGTCCATAACAAGGGCTTTGTCATTAAAAGCTCAATTCGAAAGTTAAAGATTTTGAGTATAAAATAAGTTTTATGCTACTGCATCTTGATTATCATCTAAATCAATAGCATCTTCTTCAGATGCCATCTTTCTGTTCCATCCTGTAGCCACTGATAAAAGCAAAACTAACAGCAATGCCCAAGTATAAGGATTATATAGAGCTGTTGTTATCGGAGGTGCAGTGATCTTAAAAGATTCAGCAGCACTTATAACGGCTGCATACCATGCTGCAACAACAATGTGCCAAGGCAAAATGAAAAATATTGTGCATACAGAGCAGTCCATAACGTTAGCTCTTCTTGACGGAGCAAGCCCAAATTTTTCACCTATAGGACGCACAATACCAGGTCCAACCAGCAACAAAGCCGGAGCATTTGCCGAGATCGGAATCGAAGCGAGAATTGTTATGCCAATAATAAACAATTCTGCCTGTCGCACAGAACTCACAATAGTCTTCTCTGCAAAAGAGAGAATTCGACGCATAATCCCACTTTCAACAAGAATTTGAGTAACAGCAAGTATAAGTATTGCAAAAATTATTGCGCCAACTACACTATTTATTCCATCCTCAACAATACCAGTCGACACCGCACGAGACTCAGGTATGTGAAAAATTGCCGAAAAAGTAGTGTTTCCGGAAATAATTCCAATAATTGCAGCACTTATATTACCATAAATAAGAGACTCTATTATATGCCTGCCTGAAAGTGCAGAAACCACAACTATCACAAGAGCTATAAGCATCAGCGCGCCAGACGGATTCAAATTTGCCTGAATCTCAGGAAGCGTGCTGACCTGTCCACCACCGCCGAAAACGATAAAAACACCCATTGCCAGAACAGCAGCGCTAATCGACAAAGGAAAGCGACTGCGTACGACATTCTTCATCGTTGCGCCTTGCGTGAATGCCGAAACGATGGTCGTATCTGAAATTGGAGCAAGGTTGTCGCCAAAAGCGGCGCCTGACAAAATTGCAAGAGACAACATGGCTGGATCTGCCCCGAGAAAATATCCAGCGGGATAGAGTACGGGTGTGAGAGCGATGCACGTTCCGGTGCTTGTCCCTGTTCCCAACGAGAAAAGCATGGCCGCCAGAAAAACGATCGCGGTAAACATCGCCCCTTGCGCGCCAGTGGTCATGCCGAGCCAAAGAAGCCCATGCACCAAGCCACCTGCGACCATCAATTTGCCAAAAACACCTGCAAAAAGCCAAGCGGTGATAATTACAATACCTGTCTTGTCTCCGATGCCGCGCATAGCACTTCTGCAGTATTCTTTTTTATTTTTCGCAAAAAACAATCCAACCGCCAGAGCTATCCATGCACACGCCCAAAATGGCTTTGTACCTCCACGCTCTTCTACTGAAAGCCATATCAGTCCACATACAAGTATAATCAATGGAACTAGACCGCCAAGTATTCCACCATGCAACTCAAGTCGCCTTTCCATAGAAAACCCCACTTTAAAGTTAATAATTTCGTGAAATTCTATGCCTTGCCTTATTCATATCGACTAAAAAAGGCGGCTCGATAATC
The Deltaproteobacteria bacterium HGW-Deltaproteobacteria-18 genome window above contains:
- a CDS encoding sodium:proton antiporter; its protein translation is MERRLELHGGILGGLVPLIILVCGLIWLSVEERGGTKPFWACAWIALAVGLFFAKNKKEYCRSAMRGIGDKTGIVIITAWLFAGVFGKLMVAGGLVHGLLWLGMTTGAQGAMFTAIVFLAAMLFSLGTGTSTGTCIALTPVLYPAGYFLGADPAMLSLAILSGAAFGDNLAPISDTTIVSAFTQGATMKNVVRSRFPLSISAAVLAMGVFIVFGGGGQVSTLPEIQANLNPSGALMLIALVIVVVSALSGRHIIESLIYGNISAAIIGIISGNTTFSAIFHIPESRAVSTGIVEDGINSVVGAIIFAILILAVTQILVESGIMRRILSFAEKTIVSSVRQAELFIIGITILASIPISANAPALLLVGPGIVRPIGEKFGLAPSRRANVMDCSVCTIFFILPWHIVVAAWYAAVISAAESFKITAPPITTALYNPYTWALLLVLLLSVATGWNRKMASEEDAIDLDDNQDAVA
- a CDS encoding GntR family transcriptional regulator, whose product is MTGIKTYSLQISEYIKQAILDGELNPGDKVNEVHLASRLSISRAPVREALQMLVQDGLIVSIPQRGKFIAALTEKEIQDSYFIGGVLEGAVVASTINEFTEEDFRKLQVILEQMKHLAENGGKRELLAPLDNQFHDILFSKTDNSLIVHLSRRSCRGVSKFLLFKYWREIFTTKEVYERHKVIFDVLRGKDPMAIEQCLREHYIDAGRRMKRYGVDKSATDY